The Aliiroseovarius pelagivivens DNA segment GCGCCTGCAGAACCGCAAAGCACCCGCCCTGCCCGCACACATGCCCCCGCTTGAGAAGCTGGCGGCGAAGATGGGACATCTGGGGCTTTATGCCCTGATGTTCGTCATGCCGCTGTCTGGCTGGCTTATGGCCTCGGCCTCGCCCTTGCAGGATCGGTTCGGCGTGAAGAACAAGGTGTTCAACTGGTTCGAGATGTACGACCCCTTCGTGCCCGGAAGCGAAGCGTTGGCAACCTTCTTTGCGCAGGTGCATTTCTATTCCGCCCTCGCCCTTGGCTTTCTTCTGCTAGGGCATGCGGGCGCCGCGATCTGGCATCACATCCATCACAAAGATGACGTGCTGAAACGTATGACATGGGGAAAGTGATCCCTGAAACGTGAAAAGGCCCGGCGCAGTGCCGGGCCTTTTCGTTTTCAAGCAGCGGAACGATCAGTTGTTGTCGTTCCCGATCGCGTTGGGATCGAACACATTTCCGAAACCGGAGTTGTTCGATGATCCAGCAGCACCTTCGTCCGATGCGCCCTCTTCCTCGTTCTGCAGCGTGTTCGGAGCGAACACTCCACCGAAGCCCGAGTTGTTGGACGGTTTAGGCGCCGACTGGGTTGCCCCACCTTCCGCACCTTCGGCGGCAGCTTTATCAGCCGCTTCCTTGGCACGACGGTCGCGCAGTTCCTGAATGCGCTTCTCGGTTTCAAGACGCTTTTGTTCCTGAATACTGGCGACACACTGTGCCGGGCTATAATTCATAGCCGAGCCAATCACAGTCACTGTGCCGATCAATAGAACGATCAGAGCAATCGCAGCCGGGTTACGGCTGATAATGCCGGGCACCTCGATCTTGCCTGCAAGCTCGCCAACAGTGGCGTCCTTGCGGGCCTCGGCGACCATCTTCTTGCGCTTGATGTTCGCCTCGTTGATCAGGGCAAAGAACACTGTCAGCGCAACGATCATGAAGGCCAGAGCCGAGATTGCCGGGGTGATCCCGTAACGCACTTTCTGCGCCAATTCGATCGTCAGCGTCGGATATTCACCGAAAGTGAACGTGGTGGTGTTGTAGTTCTCGAACGAAGCGAGGAACGCCAGCACACCAGCCGACAGGATCGCGGGCATCATGAAGGGCATCATCACCTTGCGGAACGCCTGTGCATGGGTCGCACCCAAGTCC contains these protein-coding regions:
- a CDS encoding cytochrome b codes for the protein MRLTNTTQSWGALARLLHWAIAGIILYLLGLGVWMTQFVTDALAQFPLVQTHKSWGFVVFVLAVIRVVWRLQNRKAPALPAHMPPLEKLAAKMGHLGLYALMFVMPLSGWLMASASPLQDRFGVKNKVFNWFEMYDPFVPGSEALATFFAQVHFYSALALGFLLLGHAGAAIWHHIHHKDDVLKRMTWGK
- a CDS encoding ABC transporter permease → MTSDKIIRVSIWVYLGIFFSYLLGPLIIMSITAFNSPSFPRATPWECLTFEWFGALFQDERILNGIKNSILVGMGTVVLSVTMGLAGALMLTQIWPKLRATYYTIIIAPILIPGVVIGISTLVFWDRINRMLGLGADSFLSNGLFLTIIGQSTFIASYCMLVLVARLQRYDTALTEAALDLGATHAQAFRKVMMPFMMPAILSAGVLAFLASFENYNTTTFTFGEYPTLTIELAQKVRYGITPAISALAFMIVALTVFFALINEANIKRKKMVAEARKDATVGELAGKIEVPGIISRNPAAIALIVLLIGTVTVIGSAMNYSPAQCVASIQEQKRLETEKRIQELRDRRAKEAADKAAAEGAEGGATQSAPKPSNNSGFGGVFAPNTLQNEEEGASDEGAAGSSNNSGFGNVFDPNAIGNDNN